In the genome of bacterium, the window ATCTATTGACATTCTTGCTATTATGCAAGCATTTGCAGCAACCGCGCAGGATGTCACCCTTTTTGTAATATTCCCGTACGAAGTGCTGTTTAACCAAGCTATGTTATTGTTTTCTCGGGAAAGGCGCGTTGACAATGAATCCCACTATTGGTATATTGCAACGGGTGTTGCAGGTTGCCTGTCTTGCCATTGCGACGTCGGTTGCGGTGTCCAGCGAGGAAACCACCGTGTCCATTCCCGATCCGATCGGGTATGTCTCAGACTACGGACGGGTGATTGAACCGGAGTACGAGAGGAAGCTTGCGCAAATAGGAGCGGAGCTCGAGCGCAAGACGGGCGTGCGTATCCGGGTGCTGACCGTCCCGGACTTGGGCGGACAGAATCTCGATTTCGTCGCTAAGGCTCTTTTGGCAGCGTGGTCGGAATCTGAGACTGCGGCTCGAAACACGATTCTTATTCTGGATGCTCTGGCCGAGAAACGGCTGCGGATCGAACTGGGCGAGAATATCCCTAATCTGCTTACTGAAGAAGTCAGCCAGAGGGTACAGAAACAGGTGATGCTGCCGAACCTCGCCCAAGGTGATCGGGGCGAAGCCTATTTGCTCGCCGTTACTGAAATTTCTGTGGCAATCGGTCTGGAACAGCAGGTGGCATTGTACTCCGTGCCAGGATTCTTGAAACTTCAACCGGCGGTATACCGGCCGGACGGAGGACAAAAATCCAAGCTGCCGGACATCCTTCTGTTTATCCCGCTGCTTGCCTTCATGGTTGGAATGGCGCGGCTGGAGACGAAAATGGCCCGGGCGACCGTTGTCTTCGACAAGGCGTTTCGGCGGCGCTGGAGCGGGAGATTTACTAAGTTCAGAGGCAGAATCTGAGCGATTCTGATTGGGCAGGTACAGCATAGGGCAAGATAGAATTCTATGAAATTCCTCCGCGTTGCGGCGTCCGTATTCGTGTTGGTCTTGTTGGCCGGCTTTGCGCTGGCCTTCTCCGTTTATCAGAGTTACTCGGATCTGGCTGAGTTAAATCGAACGGCCAAACTGCGGTTTGCCGAATGGGAAGCGGCGCTTGCACCGCGGCGGGCCATGCTCGATGAGTTGACGGAAATGACCTCCGCCTATGACCAGCAGGCTTTTGAGTTTCAAGAGTCCGCCGAAAGAATTCTGGAGGATGCTCCGGAAGGCAATGATGTTGCCGCTAGAATTGCGATGCACATGCTGCATAACAGCACGTTCAATCAGTTGCGCGGGCTGGCCGTCAGATATCCTCAGCTAAGAAGTTCAAGCGCCTTTGTGGAGTGGGAAACCGGCTATCTGAAGAGCGAGATTGCTGAAGTGGCCGCGCGGACCGGT includes:
- a CDS encoding LemA family protein; the protein is MKFLRVAASVFVLVLLAGFALAFSVYQSYSDLAELNRTAKLRFAEWEAALAPRRAMLDELTEMTSAYDQQAFEFQESAERILEDAPEGNDVAARIAMHMLHNSTFNQLRGLAVRYPQLRSSSAFVEWETGYLKSEIAEVAARTGYNSAVRDYNAVLDSFTGKLIALLFTVPPKPVIPGA
- a CDS encoding TPM domain-containing protein encodes the protein MNPTIGILQRVLQVACLAIATSVAVSSEETTVSIPDPIGYVSDYGRVIEPEYERKLAQIGAELERKTGVRIRVLTVPDLGGQNLDFVAKALLAAWSESETAARNTILILDALAEKRLRIELGENIPNLLTEEVSQRVQKQVMLPNLAQGDRGEAYLLAVTEISVAIGLEQQVALYSVPGFLKLQPAVYRPDGGQKSKLPDILLFIPLLAFMVGMARLETKMARATVVFDKAFRRRWSGRFTKFRGRI